The genomic DNA GTCCGCCAGCGCCGTGCGCAACTGGTTGGCGGTGCTCACCGACACGGTGCGGACCGCGGCCTTCACTTCACCGGTGTCCAGGGGCGTCAGCTCCTCGGCGGCTCCTCCACAGCCCATCAGCAGGCACAGCGAGGCGGTGATAAGCGGGGCGGAGTGTGTTCGGCGGGAACGCAGGACGTGCATGGGATTCCTCGATTGGGGAATTCCAGATAATACCCAGAATCCATGGAGGAAGCCGCATGACGTGGTGGACCTATGCCCTGCTCTCGGCCGGCTTCGCGGCGGCCACGGCCATCCTCGCCAAGGTGGGCGTGGAAGGCGTGCCCTCCACGCTCGCCACCGCCCTGCGCACGGTGGTGATTCTCGCCTTCGCCTGGGGCATCGCCTTCGTCCGGGGTGAGCACCACGTCCTGCCCTCGCTCAGCCGCAAGACGCTCCTCTTCCTCGCGCTCTCCGGCGTGGCCACCGGCCTGTCCTGGCTCGCCTACTTCCGGGCGCTCCAGCTCGGGCCCGCCTCCCGGGTGGCGCCCATCGACAAGCTCAGCCTCGCGCTGACCGTGCTCCTCGCCGTGCTCTTCCTCAAGGAGCCCTTGAGCTGGCGGCTCGGCCTCGGGGTGTCCCTCATGGTAGTGGGCTCCCTGCTGACCCTGAAGTGAGAGGCGGGCTCATGTTTCCGCGCGTGCGTGCCCTGGGACAATGGCTGGCCCTGGGCTCGGTGGTGGGCGTCGTGTGTGGGGGGGCCTCGGCCCTCTTCCTCTTCCTGTTGGACGAGGCGACGCACTGGCGCCTCCAGCACGAGTTCGTCGTGTACCTGCTGCCCGTGGCGGGCCTCGTCATCGGCGCCCTCTATGGGAAGTGGGGCGCGTCCATCCGGGCAGGCAACAACCTCGTCATCGACACCGTGCACGAGGGCGACGCGCGGCTGCCCCTGCGCATGGCGCCCATGGTGCTGGTGGGCACGGTGCTCACCCACCTGTTCGGCGGCAGCGCGGGGCGGGAGGGCACCGCCGTGCAGATGGGCGCGAGCCTCGCGGACGCCGTGGCCCACCGCTTCCGGGTCTCGCCCTCCACGCGCCGCGAGTTGCTCGCCGCGGGCATCGCCGGAGGCTTCGGCTCCGTGTTCGGCACGCCCATCGCGGGGACTGTCTTCGGGCTCGAGGTCATTTGCGTGGGCCGCATGAGCTACGAGGCGCTCGTACCGGCGCTGGTGGCCGCGGTGGTGGGGGACCTCGTCACGCGCGCGCTGGGCATCCACCACTCCGTGTACCCGGTGCCCGAGGCGCTCGCGCTGTCGCCCGGAGTCATTGGCAAGTGGCTCGTCTTCGGCGTGGCCATGGCGGTGGCGGCGGTGGTGTTCGTGGAGGGCGTGCACTTCATCAAGAAGCGGCTGGAGAAGGCCCTGCCCGCGTTGGCGCTGCGCATGGCGCTCGGGGGCGTGGGGGTGGTGGGGTTGTGGCAACTGGTGGGCACGAGCGACTACCTGGGCCTGGGGGTGCCCATGATCCAACGCGCCTTCGTGGACCCGGACCTGCCCCCCGAGGCCTTCGCGCTCAAGCTGCTCTTCACCGCCGTCACGCTCGGCGCGGGCTTCCTCGGGGGCGAGGTGACGCCGCTCTTCTTCGTGGGCGCGGCGCTCGGCAACGTGCTGGGACGGCTGCTGGGCCTGCCGTTGGAACTGGCCGCGGGCGTGGGGCTCGCCGCGCTCTTCGGAGCCGCCGCCAACACGCCCCTGGCCCTGTCCTTGATGGCCGTGGAGTTGCTGGGCGCGAATGTGTTGCCGCACGTCGTCATCGTCACCGTCACGGCCTACTTGCTCACCGGACAGCGAGGCATCTACCCGGCGCAGCGCATCGCCCGGCTCAAGCACGGTGGGCCGCTGTTGGAACGGCTGGTGCCCCTGCGTGACCTGGATGTGCCTCGGGCTCCAGCGGACAGGACGGAGGAACCCAAACCCTGAGCGGCCTCGATGCGGCATTCCCGGTCATGATAGGTTCTGATTATTCAGGGAATCCTTGGAGGTCCATATGTTCAGTGGTTTTCGAGTCTCGCCCTTGCGTCACCTGGCCGTGGCCGCCGCGATGCTGTCTGGCATGGGGTTCCTGTCGCCCGCGAGCGCGGCGACCGTGACGGCCAAGCGCGCCGTGGTCCTGGGTGACAGCCTGGCGGCGCAGATGTGCGGGGGAGATCAGCAAGCCATTCCCACCCGGACCGCGAAGTTGATCGACGTGGGCTGTTATGGGTGGCCCGGTGCCACGACGACGGAGCTACGGGCGTATGTGGACAACGCGAGCTACCGCAGCGCGTGGACGGGCATGGGCGCGCCGAACGCGCGCTTCAACCTCCGGCAGGCCATCGCGGCGGCGGACGTACTCATCCTCAGTCTGAGCACCAACGACGCCAAGCGGGACACCGTGCTCTATGACACGGGGCGCTGGCCCACGGGCGACGGCCCTTGGCCCTACAACCACGTACCGGTCGACAACGGTTGGTTCAATCAGCAGATCGACTGGTGGATGCAGCAGGCCCAGGGAAAGCCCGTGGTCTGGTTCGACATTGGTTGCCGCACCAATGACAGCCTCTTCCTGTACGCCGCGATGCACCGGGACGATGTCCTGCGCAATGCGATGAGCCGTTGGCCGAACCTGCGTGTCGTCTATTGGGGTGGGGAGATTTCCGCCCATCCGGAGTACCTCAAGGACGAGGTGCACATGACGCAGGCGGGGCTCGACGCCCGGTGGCGGCTCGCGGTCGAGTTCGCGAACAAGTGACGGGCTGAACGCGCACTCCAGGCCTTGTACGAACGGGAACTGGCCTGGATGAATCCCTGCACCTGGCGCGGTAGCCGCCCCCGGCCGAGGGAACCCCGGTCTTCTCGCGTTCTGGGAAATTGCCTCGTGTTGAACAGAGGCCATTTGGACCCAGGCTGGGTTCCTTCTGACTCTGTTTCCATGGGAGGGTGAGAGGGCAGTTCGGGATTCTTCGGGATTCAACTCGGGCGGGACTCACATGGGATCGCAAGACCAGGGGACCGCTCGGGTGGAGCGGGTGGAGGAGGTTCGGAGTCGGGTTCGCGAACTCAAGGACGAGCAGCGGCTGCTCTATGCGTCCGCGCTCGTGTGGTTGCTGTTCTGGGGGTTGGACGTGTTGTCGGAGCTCCAACCCTCCTGGGACACGCTCGCGCTGCGCGGCCTGTGGGCCGCATTGACGGTGTTTCTAGGGGTGAGCCTGGGTTTCGTTCGTTCCGTGTACCGCGAGCCCGTGCGGGTGATGGCGGGCGTGATCCTGCCCAACCTCTTCCTGCCCCTCATCGTCTTGCGGCTGGGGGGCTCGAGCAGCCACCTGTTCAGTTGGCTCAGCGTGATGCCCGCGGTGGCCCTGCTGGTGGGCGGCGGGGTGAGGCATGGCCTGGCGAGCATGTTCCTGTCGCTGCTGTCGGCGGGCGTGCTCCTGCTGAAGGAAGGGGCTCCCGGCTCGCGGATGGCGGCGAACCTGATGATGCTGGCCATCCAGTCGGTGGGCGTGCAATTCATCTTCTTCTACCAGCGGCTGTTGCTGGAGCGGGTGAAGAGCGAGGCCGAGCAGCGGCTGGCGCGGCAGTCCCTGCGGGAGTCGAATGAGCGGGCGTTGCGCGCGGAGCGGCTCGCGCAGGTGGGGCGGTTGGCGGCCGGAGTGGCGCACGAGGTGCGCAATCCCCTGGCCTATGTCCAGGCCAACCTGCGCTTCCTCCACGAGGAGTGGGCGCTGGCCTCGGCCAACGGAGGGAACACCGATGTGACCGAGGCGCTCGAGGAGTCGATGCAGGGCGTGGAGCGCATCCATCAGATCGTGAAGGATCTCACGGCGCTCTCTCGCGCCGAGGATCTCCAGGCTCCGGCGGGGCGGTGTGACTTGGGGCCGGTCATCGACACGAGCGTGCGGCTGGCGTCGGTGCGGCTCAAGTCGCTGGTGACGCTGGCGGTGGAGGTGCCGGGCACGCCCGTGGCGCGCGCCGAGCCCCGCCGTCTGGGTCAGGTGCTGCTCAACCTGCTGCTCAACGCGGCGGACGCCATCGAGGACGCGAAGGTGCGCGATGGGCGGGTGGCGCTGCGGGTACAGATGGAAGCGGAGCGGGTGCGTCTCCTGGTGGAGGACAACGGGCCCGGCATCCGGGCCGAGCACCTGTCCAAACTGTTCACCACGTTCTTCACCACGAAGGCGCCGGAGAAGGGCACGGGGCTGGGACTGGCCTTGTCCCGGCAGTACGTGGAGTCCTTCGGCGGCACGCTGCGCGCGGAGAATCGGGAGGAGGGCGGCGCGCGCTTCATCGTGGAGCTGCCCGCGGTGTGAGACCTCGGAAGTCGCCCCACCCCGAGAGGTCTCCGTTGCGCTCAGGGCGTGAAGGTGCCCGTGAACGTCGACGCCATGTGGCTGATGGATGAGTCGCGGAAGGGGTTGTTCGGGTTTCCGTTGGGCTCGTAGTAGGCCGCCACCTGGAGGAAGTAGCGCTCTCCCGGGATCAGGAGTCCGGGCGGCAGGCGCAGCTGGGTCAGCGGGGTGTACAGGGACGCGACGTACTGGCGCAGCACGGTGTTTCCCGACAGGTAGAGGCGGTAGAGGCGCAGGTTGTAGTGGCTCGGGGTGCCGAGGGTGTGCGGCGTCCAGCTCACCAGGGGCAGCAAGCCCACGTTCGTGCGGTTCTCCGTGGCGCTCAGGCCGTTGAG from Melittangium boletus DSM 14713 includes the following:
- a CDS encoding EamA family transporter — its product is MTWWTYALLSAGFAAATAILAKVGVEGVPSTLATALRTVVILAFAWGIAFVRGEHHVLPSLSRKTLLFLALSGVATGLSWLAYFRALQLGPASRVAPIDKLSLALTVLLAVLFLKEPLSWRLGLGVSLMVVGSLLTLK
- a CDS encoding chloride channel protein, encoding MFPRVRALGQWLALGSVVGVVCGGASALFLFLLDEATHWRLQHEFVVYLLPVAGLVIGALYGKWGASIRAGNNLVIDTVHEGDARLPLRMAPMVLVGTVLTHLFGGSAGREGTAVQMGASLADAVAHRFRVSPSTRRELLAAGIAGGFGSVFGTPIAGTVFGLEVICVGRMSYEALVPALVAAVVGDLVTRALGIHHSVYPVPEALALSPGVIGKWLVFGVAMAVAAVVFVEGVHFIKKRLEKALPALALRMALGGVGVVGLWQLVGTSDYLGLGVPMIQRAFVDPDLPPEAFALKLLFTAVTLGAGFLGGEVTPLFFVGAALGNVLGRLLGLPLELAAGVGLAALFGAAANTPLALSLMAVELLGANVLPHVVIVTVTAYLLTGQRGIYPAQRIARLKHGGPLLERLVPLRDLDVPRAPADRTEEPKP
- a CDS encoding SGNH/GDSL hydrolase family protein, which produces MFSGFRVSPLRHLAVAAAMLSGMGFLSPASAATVTAKRAVVLGDSLAAQMCGGDQQAIPTRTAKLIDVGCYGWPGATTTELRAYVDNASYRSAWTGMGAPNARFNLRQAIAAADVLILSLSTNDAKRDTVLYDTGRWPTGDGPWPYNHVPVDNGWFNQQIDWWMQQAQGKPVVWFDIGCRTNDSLFLYAAMHRDDVLRNAMSRWPNLRVVYWGGEISAHPEYLKDEVHMTQAGLDARWRLAVEFANK
- a CDS encoding sensor histidine kinase, whose translation is MGSQDQGTARVERVEEVRSRVRELKDEQRLLYASALVWLLFWGLDVLSELQPSWDTLALRGLWAALTVFLGVSLGFVRSVYREPVRVMAGVILPNLFLPLIVLRLGGSSSHLFSWLSVMPAVALLVGGGVRHGLASMFLSLLSAGVLLLKEGAPGSRMAANLMMLAIQSVGVQFIFFYQRLLLERVKSEAEQRLARQSLRESNERALRAERLAQVGRLAAGVAHEVRNPLAYVQANLRFLHEEWALASANGGNTDVTEALEESMQGVERIHQIVKDLTALSRAEDLQAPAGRCDLGPVIDTSVRLASVRLKSLVTLAVEVPGTPVARAEPRRLGQVLLNLLLNAADAIEDAKVRDGRVALRVQMEAERVRLLVEDNGPGIRAEHLSKLFTTFFTTKAPEKGTGLGLALSRQYVESFGGTLRAENREEGGARFIVELPAV